One window from the genome of Streptomyces cadmiisoli encodes:
- a CDS encoding AfsR/SARP family transcriptional regulator, protein MAAEFRVLGGVEVRVDGARLELGPVRQQRVLAALLLDANTLVTPDQLVDRVWGERAPQRARQTLYSYLSRLRHALRAVTGEAWIERRPGGYELTVAPSAVDLHRFRADTARARAVVREGDEDEAARLFTESLALWRGDVCPGIDTPWFNAQREAAHTERLAAFLDWGDLQLRRGLHAELLTALPAHAAGHPLDERLAAQLMLALYRGGRPADALNHYQVVRRRLAEELGIDPATPLRELYQQILISDPRLAPPERDDPDPAPADAVHPRQLPALPPLFVGRGSELARLDKLMGPQHRPDNGSVLTTAICGTGGVGKTWLALRWAHDQSEQFPDGQLYADLRGFAPTGEPADPYAVVRGFLEALGADPANLPSAPQSQAALYRSLTAGRRLLVVLDNARDTDQVVPLLPGSPTCAVLITSRHRLPGLAASHGAVQLILETLDGTEAHDLLARRLGADMLAAEPVAATELLHHCAGLPLAISVLAARITTDPVLSLAALAAELRDTATRLDALETGEETSDVRAVFASSYLALDADSARVFRQLAQAPGADIGLGAAVSLTTLPLAGLRKRLRSLQAHHLLQEHVPGRFTYHDLLRAYALELAETAAPAVEAGAALTRVLDHYAHSAHAADRVLLPHRDPLPPVPVSDGTQPEVFTTHEQAMAWFAGEHTVLTAGVDHALRTGRNVQAWRLAWAITTFLARQGRWADVSAVHTTALTAAVRLGDPAARAESHRALAWACTETGRFAEAHDELTLALSLSETSGDGLSAAHTHLALGWLYERQGDKRAALRHDQRAVELFSSVGNLAGRARALNAVAWDHAQLGDHAASVRRCQEALAIQRELGDERGRAGTWDTLGFAHHQLGEHTRAIECYEHSLRLNRALGHRYNEAENLVHLSQSHRATGAVEAAGDALREALGIYLDIGALDSDVDHVRTLLRELDGPPVP, encoded by the coding sequence CTCCAGGCTGCGCCACGCCTTGCGGGCGGTCACCGGTGAGGCGTGGATCGAGCGGCGCCCGGGAGGATACGAGCTGACCGTCGCCCCCTCAGCCGTCGACCTGCACCGTTTCCGCGCCGACACCGCGCGGGCCCGCGCCGTGGTGCGGGAGGGTGACGAGGACGAGGCGGCACGCCTGTTCACGGAGTCCCTCGCGCTCTGGCGCGGCGACGTGTGTCCCGGTATCGACACTCCCTGGTTCAACGCCCAGCGGGAGGCGGCGCACACCGAGCGGCTCGCGGCCTTCCTGGACTGGGGCGACCTCCAGTTACGGCGAGGTCTGCACGCCGAGTTGCTGACCGCGCTGCCCGCCCACGCCGCCGGTCACCCTCTGGACGAGCGGCTGGCGGCCCAGCTGATGCTCGCCCTCTACCGCGGCGGACGTCCTGCCGACGCCCTCAACCACTATCAGGTGGTGCGCCGTCGGCTCGCCGAGGAGTTGGGCATCGACCCGGCCACGCCGCTGCGGGAGCTGTACCAGCAGATCCTGATCTCGGATCCCCGGCTCGCGCCACCCGAGCGGGACGACCCGGACCCCGCGCCCGCCGACGCGGTGCATCCCAGACAACTGCCGGCGCTCCCGCCGCTGTTCGTCGGCCGTGGCAGTGAACTGGCCCGACTGGACAAGCTGATGGGGCCGCAGCACAGGCCTGACAACGGCTCCGTGCTGACAACCGCGATCTGCGGCACCGGCGGTGTCGGAAAGACGTGGCTGGCCCTGCGCTGGGCCCATGACCAGAGCGAGCAGTTCCCCGACGGTCAGTTGTACGCCGACCTGCGCGGCTTCGCTCCCACCGGCGAACCGGCGGACCCGTACGCGGTCGTACGGGGATTCCTGGAGGCGCTCGGCGCCGACCCCGCGAACCTGCCCTCCGCCCCGCAGTCCCAGGCCGCGCTGTACCGAAGCCTCACGGCGGGCCGGCGATTACTCGTCGTGCTCGACAACGCCCGCGACACCGACCAGGTGGTGCCCCTGCTGCCGGGCAGTCCCACCTGCGCGGTACTGATCACCAGCCGGCACCGGCTCCCCGGACTGGCCGCCTCCCACGGGGCGGTACAGCTCATCCTGGAGACACTCGACGGCACCGAGGCACATGACCTGCTCGCCCGGCGTCTGGGCGCCGACATGCTCGCCGCGGAACCCGTCGCCGCCACCGAGCTCCTCCACCACTGCGCAGGCCTGCCACTGGCCATCAGCGTCCTCGCCGCCCGCATCACCACGGACCCGGTCCTCTCCCTGGCCGCCCTCGCAGCCGAACTGCGCGACACCGCGACCCGGCTCGACGCACTGGAGACGGGTGAGGAGACCAGTGACGTACGGGCGGTGTTCGCCTCGTCCTACCTGGCCCTGGACGCCGATTCCGCCCGGGTCTTCCGTCAGCTCGCCCAGGCACCCGGGGCCGACATTGGACTGGGTGCCGCCGTCAGCCTGACCACCCTGCCGCTCGCCGGGCTCCGGAAGCGTCTGCGCAGTCTCCAGGCGCACCACCTGCTTCAGGAACATGTGCCCGGCCGCTTCACCTACCACGACCTGCTGCGTGCCTACGCCCTCGAACTGGCGGAGACCGCCGCGCCCGCCGTCGAAGCGGGCGCGGCACTCACCCGCGTACTCGACCACTACGCGCACTCGGCACACGCCGCCGACCGCGTCCTGCTGCCCCACCGGGACCCGCTGCCGCCGGTCCCGGTGAGCGACGGCACACAACCCGAGGTTTTCACCACGCACGAGCAGGCGATGGCGTGGTTCGCGGGCGAGCACACCGTGCTGACAGCCGGCGTCGACCACGCCCTGCGCACCGGGCGCAACGTGCAGGCGTGGCGGCTGGCGTGGGCGATCACCACCTTCCTGGCCCGCCAGGGGCGCTGGGCCGATGTCAGCGCCGTGCACACCACCGCTCTCACCGCGGCGGTCCGCCTCGGGGATCCGGCCGCCCGCGCCGAGTCCCATCGCGCGCTCGCCTGGGCCTGCACGGAGACCGGCCGCTTCGCCGAGGCCCACGACGAGCTGACCCTCGCGCTTTCCCTGTCGGAGACCAGCGGCGACGGCCTGTCGGCCGCGCACACCCATCTCGCGCTCGGCTGGCTGTACGAGCGGCAGGGCGACAAACGGGCCGCCCTGCGGCACGACCAGCGCGCGGTCGAACTGTTCAGCTCGGTCGGCAACCTCGCGGGCCGGGCACGGGCCTTGAACGCGGTGGCGTGGGACCACGCACAACTCGGCGACCACGCCGCATCCGTGCGCCGATGCCAGGAGGCGCTCGCCATCCAGCGCGAGCTCGGTGACGAACGGGGCCGGGCCGGCACATGGGACACCCTGGGATTCGCCCACCACCAACTCGGCGAGCACACCAGAGCCATCGAGTGCTACGAGCACAGTCTGCGCCTCAACCGCGCACTGGGACACCGCTACAACGAGGCCGAGAACCTGGTGCACCTGAGTCAGTCCCACCGGGCCACGGGAGCGGTCGAAGCGGCCGGCGACGCCCTGCGCGAGGCACTCGGCATCTACCTCGACATCGGTGCCCTGGACTCGGACGTGGACCATGTCCGCACACTCCTGCGCGAACTCGACGGGCCGCCGGTTCCATGA
- a CDS encoding cytochrome b/b6 domain-containing protein gives MTSTVGWDGPTGNVKRLDPPGRVRRFSTTERLVHRATGWLMLVCLVTAACLYLGPLAQVVGHRHLVSTVHRWSGILLPAPLLIGLSSAALRADLRRLNRFAPYDTQWLRAARGRVTSPGARPAGKFNAGQKLYAGWIAGAVLVMMFTGSLMWFSGFLPLISRTNAILIHDVVAWAITFVIIAHMRKAYGDPEALEGMRTGYVGRAWADRHHSKWLSEDAAEADGKRPSIEDSGKRPGIEDD, from the coding sequence ATGACATCCACGGTCGGCTGGGACGGGCCGACAGGGAACGTGAAGCGGCTCGACCCGCCCGGGAGAGTCCGCCGATTCAGTACGACCGAGCGACTGGTGCACCGCGCCACCGGCTGGCTGATGCTGGTCTGCCTGGTGACAGCGGCGTGCCTCTACCTGGGCCCGCTCGCCCAGGTGGTCGGGCATCGCCACCTGGTCTCCACCGTGCACCGGTGGTCGGGCATCCTGCTGCCGGCCCCGCTGCTGATCGGGCTCTCGTCGGCCGCTCTCCGTGCGGACCTTCGGCGGCTCAATCGCTTCGCGCCGTACGACACACAGTGGCTGCGCGCGGCCCGCGGACGGGTCACGTCACCGGGTGCACGTCCGGCCGGCAAGTTCAACGCGGGTCAGAAGCTGTACGCGGGCTGGATCGCCGGCGCCGTGCTGGTCATGATGTTCACCGGTTCGCTGATGTGGTTCAGCGGGTTCCTGCCCCTCATCTCCCGAACCAACGCGATCCTGATCCACGACGTCGTCGCCTGGGCCATCACCTTCGTGATCATCGCCCATATGCGGAAGGCGTACGGGGATCCGGAGGCCCTTGAGGGAATGCGCACGGGATACGTCGGCCGCGCATGGGCGGACCGCCACCACTCCAAGTGGCTCTCGGAGGACGCCGCCGAGGCCGACGGGAAGCGTCCGAGCATCGAGGACAGCGGGAAGCGTCCCGGCATCGAGGACGACTGA
- a CDS encoding allene oxide cyclase barrel-like domain-containing protein produces the protein MSHTTKASKARYLSVAAGVAVALAGGAALASSASADTSDRKPRTQTFELVGKQTSSGEVDLGKPGTSVGDQRIVHEDLYRDGKKVGDHSAICTYTQVSPAALQCVGTFALPEGQFAAQSLLHLPAPSSVDVAITGGSGAYSTAQGFIRTVPAGETERHFTVHLQR, from the coding sequence ATGTCGCACACCACCAAGGCCAGCAAGGCGCGCTACCTGAGCGTCGCCGCCGGAGTTGCCGTGGCCCTCGCCGGCGGCGCTGCGCTCGCGTCGTCGGCCTCGGCCGACACGTCGGACCGCAAACCCCGTACGCAGACCTTTGAACTGGTCGGCAAACAGACCTCGTCCGGCGAAGTCGACCTGGGCAAGCCGGGAACCAGTGTGGGCGACCAGCGGATCGTCCACGAGGACCTGTACCGCGACGGCAAGAAGGTGGGCGACCACAGCGCGATCTGCACCTACACCCAGGTCAGTCCCGCCGCCCTGCAGTGTGTGGGCACCTTCGCGCTCCCCGAGGGCCAGTTCGCCGCGCAGTCGCTGCTGCACCTGCCCGCCCCGAGTTCCGTGGACGTCGCGATCACCGGCGGATCGGGCGCCTACAGCACCGCTCAGGGCTTCATCCGCACCGTTCCCGCGGGTGAGACCGAGCGCCACTTCACCGTGCATCTTCAGCGCTGA